The Brevibacillus brevis genome contains a region encoding:
- the cobU gene encoding bifunctional adenosylcobinamide kinase/adenosylcobinamide-phosphate guanylyltransferase has product MIVLITGGARSGKSTFAEKYAAHLGSQGVYIATAQITDEEMEERILHHRDRRLQSGFPWQTIEERYALTEWLAKLGAQKDIQEQQTVILVDCLILWLSNWLLHDGEEQQFEQVLQQVDMLVNKLKDYPGTVLLVTNEVGDGLVPQNPLGRMFRDLAGLMNQRVAAVADQVFLVTAGIPVELKGQAFRF; this is encoded by the coding sequence ATGATCGTACTCATTACAGGCGGAGCACGCAGCGGAAAAAGCACGTTTGCCGAAAAATACGCGGCTCATTTGGGCTCCCAGGGTGTTTACATTGCGACCGCACAAATCACTGATGAGGAAATGGAAGAGCGGATCTTGCACCATCGAGACCGCCGCTTGCAGTCTGGCTTCCCTTGGCAAACGATCGAGGAGCGATACGCATTGACAGAGTGGCTCGCGAAGCTCGGAGCACAAAAGGACATACAAGAACAGCAGACAGTGATTTTGGTTGACTGCTTGATCCTTTGGCTGTCCAATTGGCTGCTGCATGATGGAGAGGAGCAGCAGTTTGAGCAAGTGCTCCAGCAGGTGGATATGCTGGTAAACAAGCTAAAAGACTACCCAGGGACCGTTTTACTGGTGACAAACGAAGTAGGCGACGGACTCGTCCCACAAAACCCGTTGGGCCGTATGTTCCGTGACTTGGCGGGCTTGATGAATCAACGCGTGGCAGCCGTTGCCGATCAAGTTTTTCTTGTCACAGCAGGGATTCCGGTGGAGCTAAAAGGACAAGCTTTCCGATTTTAA
- a CDS encoding pyridoxamine 5'-phosphate oxidase family protein — protein MGKLFSELRPEHEAFIKKQQMFFVASAPMDTDGHVNLSPKGYDSFRILSPNEVAYLDLTGSGNETSAHLQENGRITIMFCAFEGPPLIMRLFGKGTVILPDTPRWDELVKDFPVLPGARQIITVNIQEVKTSCGWAIPFYSFSKERDTLQKWTLAKDEQELLAYQKENNVVSMDGLPTPLGQKLFPAVGGDN, from the coding sequence ATGGGTAAGCTTTTTTCTGAATTACGACCTGAGCATGAGGCGTTTATCAAGAAGCAACAGATGTTCTTTGTTGCCTCTGCTCCTATGGACACAGATGGTCACGTGAATCTTTCACCAAAAGGGTACGATTCTTTTCGCATATTATCGCCTAATGAGGTCGCCTATTTGGACCTGACTGGAAGTGGAAACGAAACCAGCGCTCATCTGCAGGAAAATGGCAGGATTACGATCATGTTCTGTGCATTTGAAGGCCCCCCTCTCATCATGCGCCTATTCGGCAAAGGAACGGTTATTCTCCCAGATACGCCTCGGTGGGATGAGCTCGTAAAAGACTTCCCGGTTCTGCCCGGTGCTCGTCAAATCATTACCGTAAACATACAGGAAGTAAAGACTTCTTGCGGCTGGGCTATCCCCTTCTATTCCTTTTCAAAAGAACGCGACACCCTTCAGAAATGGACCCTGGCAAAAGACGAGCAGGAACTGCTTGCTTATCAAAAGGAAAACAACGTAGTCAGCATGGATGGATTGCCAACACCATTGGGACAAAAGCTTTTTCCCGCAGTAGGTGGGGATAACTAA
- a CDS encoding ABC transporter substrate-binding protein, whose amino-acid sequence MKKKLSGILSVILATAVVAGCGAGQATTDTNATNKAQTAEAGAAQPAAKGTGESVYPRTIKHTMGEVTLKKKPERVASVDIMGTDYFLVLDFAPIVSEGFDSTKSKSPIFAKYAEGKTVKDLGGKTNLETLLEMDPEVIVMTSTGKGSRFEEFNKMADSIVIDFSVDAPTRLMKIAEVIGKEEKAKQVLADFDKLKSEAKAAADKHKGETALFLVSNGKDFTVMHPKNFPIYYEEVGLTPIAGLPEDGKIGGRIGIEALSELAPDHIFIAENRRSAKAEEPEGLIHIWKDHPVWKNLKAVKNNQVYTMDTLAGDTFFLGEIAGLEAIKNNLGK is encoded by the coding sequence ATGAAAAAGAAATTATCAGGCATTCTGTCCGTAATCTTAGCCACAGCCGTCGTGGCGGGGTGCGGAGCAGGACAGGCGACTACAGACACAAACGCTACCAATAAAGCGCAAACGGCTGAGGCGGGAGCAGCACAACCCGCTGCAAAAGGGACAGGGGAGTCTGTCTATCCGCGAACCATCAAGCATACGATGGGGGAAGTCACACTAAAGAAAAAGCCGGAGCGTGTCGCTTCTGTTGATATCATGGGAACAGATTACTTCCTCGTGCTAGATTTTGCTCCGATTGTATCGGAAGGCTTTGATTCGACGAAAAGCAAGTCACCCATTTTTGCGAAGTATGCGGAAGGAAAAACGGTGAAGGATCTGGGTGGAAAAACGAATTTGGAGACTTTGTTGGAGATGGACCCAGAGGTTATTGTTATGACAAGCACCGGAAAAGGCTCCAGATTTGAGGAATTCAACAAAATGGCTGATTCCATTGTCATTGATTTCTCAGTGGATGCCCCCACCCGCCTCATGAAAATCGCTGAAGTAATCGGTAAAGAAGAAAAGGCGAAGCAAGTTTTGGCCGATTTTGATAAGCTGAAAAGCGAAGCAAAAGCAGCAGCCGACAAGCATAAAGGAGAAACTGCGCTATTCCTCGTTTCCAATGGTAAGGATTTTACGGTGATGCATCCCAAAAACTTCCCGATTTACTATGAGGAAGTGGGATTAACACCGATAGCAGGATTGCCCGAGGATGGCAAAATTGGGGGGCGTATCGGAATCGAGGCGTTGAGTGAGCTCGCTCCCGATCATATCTTTATTGCGGAGAACCGCCGTTCAGCAAAAGCAGAGGAGCCAGAAGGGTTGATTCATATCTGGAAGGATCATCCTGTCTGGAAAAACCTCAAAGCAGTGAAAAACAACCAGGTTTACACGATGGATACACTCGCGGGCGATACGTTCTTCCTGGGAGAAATCGCTGGATTGGAAGCCATTAAGAACAATCTCGGAAAATAG
- a CDS encoding metallophosphoesterase family protein → MRVAALYDIHGNVPALHATLAELEVVRPDLIVIGGDIISGPMPVQTLEMLFQLDTPVQFIRGNGDREVLLTFDGEAQRPEMSDSVREITSWVAEQLSRSHRDFLAQLPLTYTLQRENFEDVLFCHAIPTNDEDIFTPLTPDEVVAAYFQGTSQRTILCGHTHVQFERRLGDLRILNAGSVGMPFANKPGAYWLLLDGDSYEHRFTPYDVEVAAKQIASTSYPRAQQFADENVRKIPSAQEAMAFLEAMAQKNRPSTS, encoded by the coding sequence ATGAGAGTGGCAGCTTTGTATGACATTCACGGGAATGTACCTGCACTACATGCAACTTTGGCAGAACTCGAAGTTGTGAGGCCTGATCTTATTGTCATCGGGGGTGATATCATCTCAGGCCCGATGCCCGTCCAAACTCTTGAAATGCTCTTCCAATTGGATACACCTGTACAATTCATACGTGGCAATGGTGATCGTGAAGTACTCCTCACATTTGACGGTGAGGCTCAGCGTCCGGAAATGTCTGATTCTGTTCGAGAAATCACGTCATGGGTTGCGGAGCAATTGAGCCGCTCTCATCGTGATTTCCTCGCACAACTCCCACTTACCTACACGCTACAACGAGAAAATTTCGAGGACGTGCTATTCTGCCACGCCATTCCCACCAATGATGAAGATATTTTCACCCCACTCACACCTGATGAAGTCGTGGCCGCTTACTTTCAGGGGACGTCGCAACGAACAATCCTCTGCGGTCATACGCATGTCCAATTTGAACGTCGTCTTGGCGATCTACGTATTTTAAATGCTGGAAGCGTGGGCATGCCGTTTGCGAACAAACCAGGTGCGTACTGGTTACTGCTTGATGGCGACAGCTATGAGCATCGCTTTACACCGTATGACGTAGAGGTTGCCGCAAAACAAATCGCCTCAACGAGCTATCCGCGAGCCCAGCAGTTTGCCGATGAGAATGTCAGAAAGATCCCTTCTGCTCAAGAAGCGATGGCATTTTTGGAAGCCATGGCACAAAAAAACCGCCCCTCTACATCGTAA
- a CDS encoding FecCD family ABC transporter permease produces MKKRLFIWGGVSCLVLLASIVISISMGAAHLPISQVWLILLHQIPGLSEWITATWPESSEQIVMKVRFPRVVLAVLIGACLSLAGAGFQGVLRNPLADPFTMGVASGSAVGAAFLILFGLQISFLGAWSTPVVAFLTGLLSLLIVLGLANTQGKLQTETLILSGVVVQAFLGSLVSFMVSLSDQTVNEIVFWLMGSLSFRGWAFTYVLIPYLVIGGMVLVSYARSLNLFALGERQAAHLGVHVDRTKLVVLVVSTLLTAAAVSIAGIIGFVGLVVPHLVRLLVGPDHRILLPMAAICGGIYVLWADTLARMLLSPTEIPLGVVTAFLGAPFFAYLLKQNKRFRKR; encoded by the coding sequence ATGAAGAAGCGACTTTTCATATGGGGAGGGGTCAGCTGTCTCGTCCTGCTGGCATCGATAGTCATCAGCATCTCGATGGGGGCGGCCCACCTCCCCATTTCGCAAGTATGGCTCATCCTGCTTCATCAAATCCCGGGTTTGTCTGAATGGATCACCGCAACGTGGCCCGAGTCTTCTGAGCAAATCGTCATGAAGGTTCGTTTTCCACGGGTTGTATTGGCTGTCTTGATTGGCGCCTGCTTGTCACTTGCGGGGGCGGGCTTTCAGGGAGTTTTGCGCAATCCGCTCGCAGATCCGTTTACGATGGGCGTGGCATCGGGTTCTGCTGTCGGAGCAGCCTTCTTGATCCTTTTTGGCTTGCAAATCAGTTTTCTGGGTGCGTGGAGCACACCTGTTGTCGCCTTTCTTACAGGATTGCTCAGTTTATTGATCGTACTCGGACTCGCAAACACGCAAGGAAAGCTGCAGACGGAGACCCTGATTTTGTCTGGTGTCGTGGTGCAGGCTTTTCTCGGCTCGCTCGTTTCCTTTATGGTATCGCTATCCGATCAGACGGTGAATGAGATTGTGTTCTGGCTGATGGGCAGCCTGTCATTTCGCGGCTGGGCCTTTACGTACGTCTTGATTCCGTACTTGGTCATAGGTGGAATGGTGCTGGTGAGCTATGCGCGCTCCTTGAACCTATTTGCATTGGGAGAGAGGCAGGCTGCGCATCTCGGCGTCCATGTGGATCGAACGAAGCTCGTGGTTCTGGTCGTTTCGACTCTCCTGACTGCAGCGGCAGTTTCTATCGCGGGTATTATCGGGTTCGTTGGCTTGGTGGTACCGCATCTCGTCCGATTGCTGGTTGGTCCTGACCATCGTATTTTACTGCCGATGGCTGCGATCTGCGGTGGTATTTATGTACTGTGGGCCGACACTCTAGCCAGAATGCTGCTGAGTCCAACGGAAATCCCGCTCGGTGTCGTGACAGCATTTCTGGGAGCACCATTTTTCGCTTATTTATTGAAGCAAAATAAACGCTTTAGGAAGAGGTAA
- a CDS encoding PepSY domain-containing protein produces MKKVVMTMVGALIVGSLSVTAFAHSNQYYNVPQKNTVTVYLQIDDDVKHNWAKLVGITPEKALKKVRDAQSGIITEWKLDEEDGFLVYKAEIKNKHQEIDVYVDAMTGELWQTVDHDDDDDHDDDNDDHWKNQQVKISVEQAKKIALAKVKGNIKSIKLDEDDNHYVYDVEVKTAKGQEVDLEISATTGAVLDVDWDD; encoded by the coding sequence ATGAAAAAAGTAGTCATGACCATGGTAGGAGCACTGATTGTAGGAAGCCTCAGCGTAACAGCCTTTGCACATAGCAACCAATATTACAACGTACCTCAAAAGAACACTGTTACCGTGTACCTGCAAATTGACGATGATGTGAAACACAACTGGGCGAAGCTCGTAGGCATTACGCCTGAAAAAGCACTGAAAAAAGTTCGGGATGCACAGTCTGGTATCATTACCGAATGGAAGCTGGATGAAGAGGACGGTTTCCTCGTATACAAAGCAGAGATCAAAAACAAGCATCAAGAGATTGATGTGTACGTCGACGCAATGACTGGCGAGCTGTGGCAAACAGTCGACCATGATGACGACGATGATCATGACGACGACAACGACGATCATTGGAAAAACCAACAGGTGAAAATCAGTGTCGAGCAAGCGAAAAAAATCGCTTTGGCAAAAGTGAAAGGAAACATCAAATCCATTAAGCTGGATGAAGACGATAATCACTATGTGTATGATGTAGAAGTGAAAACGGCTAAAGGACAGGAAGTAGATTTGGAGATTTCCGCTACGACAGGTGCTGTACTGGATGTAGACTGGGACGATTAA
- a CDS encoding YitT family protein: protein MMRRALQLSKRYSMILFGACLLAFAYYHINFQNHLSEGGFVGLGLLAKYAFDLSPAMVMLLLDIPLFLVAWLVRGRQFIWDTIFASLAFTVFYDLFERFSPIVMDMSRMMPLASVLAGVLTGLGTGLVLRYGAATGGDDIFSLLISKYTGLSIGTVFLLLDVIVLCMSFWFVPMKEMMYTILAVVISSQVITWTVNHGAGMEVMEEEHGHGNVSMTHR, encoded by the coding sequence ATGATGAGGAGAGCGCTGCAGTTATCTAAGCGTTACAGTATGATTTTGTTTGGAGCTTGTTTACTTGCTTTTGCGTATTATCACATTAACTTTCAGAACCATTTGTCTGAAGGTGGGTTTGTTGGCTTGGGGTTATTGGCGAAATACGCCTTTGACTTGTCGCCAGCGATGGTGATGCTTTTGCTGGATATTCCACTGTTTTTGGTTGCCTGGTTAGTAAGAGGCCGCCAATTCATTTGGGACACGATCTTTGCATCACTTGCTTTTACCGTATTTTACGATTTGTTTGAGCGATTTTCACCGATTGTCATGGATATGAGCAGAATGATGCCGCTGGCGTCTGTCTTGGCCGGTGTATTGACCGGGCTGGGTACCGGATTGGTTCTGCGCTATGGAGCTGCGACAGGTGGAGACGATATTTTCTCCCTGTTGATCAGTAAGTACACGGGATTGTCCATTGGTACGGTCTTTCTTTTACTGGACGTCATTGTGCTTTGCATGTCGTTCTGGTTCGTACCGATGAAAGAGATGATGTATACCATTTTGGCCGTTGTCATTTCCAGCCAAGTCATCACCTGGACCGTCAATCATGGTGCAGGAATGGAGGTCATGGAAGAGGAGCACGGGCATGGAAACGTCTCGATGACCCACCGGTAA
- a CDS encoding ABC transporter substrate-binding protein — MKRSLRFMIPLLVAASLAGCAGNDNSQPAPGGQTSTPQTAPQENTAEQPAKQTSYPLTVTDATGKEVTFAKAPERIVSTSPAETEILFALGLEDRIVAVSDYDDYPEAAKAKPKIGGVVKPNEEAILAQTPDMVIGGISMEKPVADKLKSLGMPVYITHPTKMDDILNNILTMGVITNTQDQAEKVVAQMKKDIAYVQEAVKNVKPEEKKKVYLEFSPGWTVGKGKFMDELITLAGATNIASDTQGWNPISEEKILQNDPDVILYASGITDEKTGVKLEDMIANRNGWDKMKAIREKQIFGMDQNILSRPGPRITQGLIEVAKAIYPDLVK, encoded by the coding sequence ATGAAACGTTCATTGCGATTCATGATCCCACTACTAGTTGCGGCTAGCCTCGCAGGTTGTGCGGGTAACGATAACAGCCAGCCAGCACCTGGTGGACAAACAAGTACACCGCAGACAGCACCGCAAGAGAACACGGCCGAGCAGCCTGCAAAACAAACATCGTATCCATTGACAGTCACGGATGCGACAGGAAAAGAAGTAACCTTTGCAAAAGCTCCTGAGCGAATCGTCTCGACATCCCCTGCCGAAACAGAGATTTTGTTCGCATTAGGCTTGGAAGATCGGATCGTAGCTGTTTCAGACTATGACGATTATCCGGAAGCGGCGAAGGCAAAACCGAAAATTGGCGGAGTCGTCAAACCGAATGAAGAAGCCATTCTCGCTCAAACGCCGGATATGGTCATCGGTGGAATTTCGATGGAAAAGCCAGTGGCTGACAAGCTCAAATCTCTCGGAATGCCGGTCTATATTACCCATCCAACAAAGATGGACGACATCCTAAACAACATCTTGACGATGGGAGTTATCACCAACACACAGGACCAAGCTGAAAAAGTCGTCGCGCAAATGAAGAAGGACATCGCGTACGTTCAGGAAGCAGTGAAAAATGTAAAACCGGAAGAGAAGAAAAAGGTCTACCTGGAATTTTCTCCAGGCTGGACAGTCGGAAAAGGCAAATTCATGGACGAACTCATCACGCTGGCTGGGGCGACAAACATTGCTTCTGACACCCAGGGCTGGAATCCGATCAGTGAGGAAAAGATTTTGCAAAACGACCCGGACGTTATTTTGTACGCGAGCGGAATTACCGATGAAAAGACTGGCGTCAAGCTGGAGGATATGATCGCGAATCGCAATGGCTGGGATAAAATGAAGGCGATTCGTGAAAAACAAATTTTTGGCATGGACCAAAATATTTTGTCCCGTCCCGGTCCGCGTATTACACAAGGCTTGATCGAGGTAGCCAAGGCAATTTACCCTGACTTGGTGAAATAA
- a CDS encoding ABC transporter ATP-binding protein translates to MINVRSLQKSYQDTPVLHGIDFCVDKGEFFGIIGPNGSGKSTLLKMISGVIKADAGDILLQEKKLHSYPRKELAKILAVLEQEGLPPVGFRVREVLEMGRFPYQNWLGEEKQDVASLIDEIVQMLGLEHLEERTLDQLSGGEKQRVALGKALIQRPQVLLLDEPTTYLDIGYQIQLMDIVRKWQKTTQVTVVAVLHDLNLASIYCDRILMLHKGKQISVGAPKDILQSDRIEAVYGTKPIVMEHPVHHLPQIILQSQV, encoded by the coding sequence ATGATCAATGTGCGCAGTTTGCAAAAATCGTATCAGGATACGCCTGTTTTGCACGGAATCGATTTTTGCGTGGACAAGGGAGAATTTTTTGGCATCATTGGGCCCAATGGAAGCGGTAAATCTACCTTGTTGAAAATGATTTCAGGTGTCATCAAGGCAGATGCCGGTGACATTTTGCTTCAAGAGAAAAAGCTTCATTCATATCCACGTAAAGAGCTTGCCAAAATACTGGCTGTTTTGGAGCAAGAAGGTCTGCCGCCAGTCGGCTTTCGTGTCCGAGAGGTGCTGGAGATGGGGCGCTTTCCTTACCAAAATTGGCTGGGGGAAGAGAAGCAGGATGTCGCATCGCTCATTGATGAAATCGTACAGATGCTCGGTCTTGAACATTTGGAAGAGCGCACACTGGATCAGTTGAGTGGTGGGGAAAAGCAGCGCGTAGCTTTGGGGAAGGCATTGATCCAAAGACCTCAGGTGCTGTTGCTCGATGAACCCACGACTTACCTCGATATCGGGTACCAGATTCAACTCATGGACATCGTGCGAAAATGGCAAAAGACGACGCAGGTGACAGTCGTTGCTGTGCTACACGATTTGAATCTGGCCTCTATATATTGCGATCGTATTTTGATGCTGCATAAAGGAAAGCAGATAAGCGTCGGCGCACCAAAAGACATCTTGCAAAGTGACAGAATAGAGGCTGTATACGGAACCAAACCGATTGTGATGGAGCATCCTGTCCATCATTTGCCGCAAATTATTTTGCAATCGCAAGTATAA
- a CDS encoding MBL fold metallo-hydrolase — protein sequence MQSTQPIDLGERIHLIDGFDMGWAERTGTYVIAEEELTLVETGPSPSVPYIKAGLAKLGYSAEQVKYIIVTHIHLDHAGGAGLFLKDCPNAKIVVHPKGARHLVDPSRLITGARAVYHDDFDRLFDPIEAVPEERILIRGDGDTLKIGENCVLEFLDSPGHANHHFSIYDPVSRGMFTGDTAGVLYPQLKKDGVHLVLPSTSPNQFDPDAMLASVSRFEARKLSRIYFGHFGMSEQVDDVYRQLREWLPVFLVEGELSLAAGQTYDEPSRKLLERVSDHLQSQGISGDHEVFEVLKLDLQVCSMGILDYLYKRGK from the coding sequence ATGCAATCAACACAGCCAATCGACTTAGGGGAACGCATCCATTTAATAGACGGTTTCGATATGGGCTGGGCAGAACGTACGGGGACATATGTGATCGCAGAAGAGGAGCTCACATTGGTAGAAACAGGTCCAAGCCCCTCCGTCCCGTATATCAAGGCCGGTCTCGCCAAGCTCGGTTATTCGGCGGAACAAGTAAAATACATCATCGTCACGCACATTCACTTGGATCATGCAGGAGGGGCCGGACTGTTTCTGAAGGATTGTCCAAACGCAAAGATCGTCGTCCATCCGAAAGGTGCACGCCATCTCGTAGATCCGAGCCGACTGATCACAGGCGCGAGAGCGGTTTATCATGATGATTTTGATCGATTGTTTGATCCGATTGAGGCTGTTCCTGAGGAGCGGATTTTGATTCGTGGGGACGGGGATACACTAAAGATTGGAGAGAATTGCGTGTTGGAGTTTCTGGATTCGCCAGGGCATGCCAATCATCACTTCAGCATCTACGATCCCGTAAGCCGCGGCATGTTCACAGGTGATACGGCAGGTGTGCTCTATCCACAGCTTAAAAAGGATGGTGTACACCTCGTGCTGCCATCTACTTCGCCGAATCAGTTTGACCCGGATGCCATGTTAGCGTCTGTAAGCCGCTTTGAAGCACGCAAGCTAAGTCGCATTTACTTTGGTCATTTTGGGATGTCAGAGCAGGTAGACGACGTGTACCGCCAATTACGTGAGTGGCTCCCTGTGTTTCTAGTAGAAGGAGAATTAAGCCTTGCAGCTGGACAAACATATGACGAGCCGTCTCGCAAGTTATTGGAACGAGTCTCGGATCATCTACAGTCACAAGGCATCAGTGGTGACCACGAAGTTTTCGAAGTACTCAAGCTCGATTTACAGGTATGCTCCATGGGCATTCTGGATTATTTGTACAAACGAGGGAAATAG
- a CDS encoding manganese-dependent inorganic pyrophosphatase, translated as MEKKLIFGHKNPDTDSICSALVYADLKTKLGANVEPVRLGVISSETAFVLNYFQVKEPRLVETVANEVNEVILVDHNERQQSANDIEQVQVVEVIDHHRIANFETSNPLYFRAEPVGCTTTILKKMYKENGVDIPKDMAGLMLSAIISDTLLLKSPTCTEQDVAAAHELAEIAGVNLEAYGLEMLKAGADLSDKTIAQLLTLDAKEFQMGNAKVEIAQVNAVDVNDVLARQGELEAAMNANIAEKGLDLFVFVVTDILNNDSVAIALGSATQAVEKAYQVTLVDNKAVLKGVVSRKKQIVPVLTDTFQAL; from the coding sequence ATGGAAAAAAAATTAATCTTCGGTCATAAAAATCCAGACACAGATTCCATTTGTTCAGCGCTTGTGTACGCTGACTTGAAAACAAAACTAGGCGCGAATGTAGAGCCTGTACGTCTGGGTGTAATCAGCAGCGAAACCGCATTTGTGTTGAATTACTTCCAAGTAAAAGAGCCGCGCCTCGTAGAAACAGTGGCGAATGAAGTTAATGAAGTCATCCTTGTAGACCACAACGAGCGCCAACAAAGCGCGAATGACATTGAGCAAGTGCAAGTGGTAGAAGTGATTGACCATCACCGTATTGCGAACTTTGAGACGAGCAATCCTCTCTACTTCCGTGCCGAGCCGGTAGGATGCACCACAACCATTTTGAAGAAAATGTACAAAGAAAATGGCGTAGACATTCCAAAAGATATGGCGGGCTTGATGCTTTCTGCCATCATTTCGGATACGTTGCTGTTGAAATCCCCAACTTGCACGGAGCAAGATGTAGCAGCTGCTCATGAGCTGGCTGAAATCGCGGGTGTCAATCTGGAAGCATACGGTCTGGAAATGCTCAAAGCGGGGGCAGACTTGAGCGACAAAACAATCGCACAACTGCTCACACTGGATGCAAAAGAGTTCCAAATGGGCAATGCGAAAGTAGAAATCGCGCAAGTAAATGCAGTGGATGTAAATGATGTACTCGCACGACAAGGCGAATTGGAAGCAGCTATGAATGCAAACATCGCTGAAAAAGGTTTGGACCTGTTCGTGTTTGTCGTAACGGATATCTTGAACAACGACTCTGTTGCGATCGCTCTCGGCAGCGCAACACAAGCAGTGGAAAAAGCGTACCAAGTAACATTGGTGGACAACAAAGCTGTTCTGAAGGGCGTTGTCTCCCGCAAAAAACAAATCGTACCGGTATTGACCGATACGTTCCAAGCTCTGTAA
- a CDS encoding GrpB family protein, with translation MRAHPDEAKHYGDVKAELAKRFPYDSGGYVKGKDSLAKALEQKALVWKYSQNEQ, from the coding sequence TTGCGTGCTCATCCTGATGAAGCCAAGCATTACGGCGATGTGAAGGCAGAGCTGGCCAAACGATTCCCCTATGATTCTGGCGGTTATGTAAAAGGGAAAGATTCACTTGCAAAAGCACTGGAGCAAAAGGCGCTTGTATGGAAATATTCTCAGAATGAGCAGTAG
- a CDS encoding MerR family transcriptional regulator, translating into MEYTVQKLGLLAGVSTRTLRYYDEIDLLKPARINSSRYRIYGQQEVDRLQQILFYRELGVSLEEIKEILDSPTFDADRALREHREKLLERRAQLDALIANVDLTLAQREGTKTMSDKQKFEGFKQKLIDDNEAQYGDEIRAKYGSDQIDKSNQKIKGMTEQEYAALEQLNEELHETLAQAFATGDPAHELAQKAADLHRQWLSFYWDSYSKEAHAGVAQMYVDDPRFTAYYDKEQPGVAEFLRDAVVIYTSK; encoded by the coding sequence ATGGAATATACGGTGCAAAAGCTAGGACTCCTGGCGGGTGTCAGCACCCGGACGCTCCGATACTACGATGAAATTGACCTTCTCAAGCCGGCGAGAATCAATTCGTCAAGGTATCGCATTTACGGACAGCAAGAGGTTGATCGATTGCAGCAAATCCTTTTTTACCGCGAGTTGGGTGTGAGCTTGGAGGAAATCAAGGAGATCCTGGATTCACCAACCTTTGATGCTGACCGGGCACTGCGGGAGCACCGCGAGAAGCTCCTGGAAAGGCGAGCGCAGTTGGATGCGTTAATCGCCAATGTCGATTTGACATTAGCACAAAGAGAGGGGACCAAAACGATGAGTGACAAACAAAAATTCGAAGGCTTCAAGCAAAAGTTGATTGACGACAACGAGGCACAATACGGAGATGAAATTCGCGCAAAATATGGCAGTGACCAGATTGACAAATCCAATCAGAAAATCAAAGGAATGACCGAGCAGGAGTACGCTGCACTTGAGCAGTTGAATGAAGAACTGCATGAAACGTTGGCACAGGCTTTTGCGACGGGAGATCCTGCTCATGAGCTTGCGCAAAAAGCAGCGGATCTTCACCGTCAATGGCTGAGCTTTTATTGGGACAGCTACAGCAAAGAAGCTCACGCAGGTGTTGCCCAGATGTACGTCGATGACCCGCGCTTTACCGCATACTATGACAAGGAGCAGCCTGGTGTTGCCGAGTTTCTCCGAGATGCAGTGGTCATTTATACGAGCAAGTAA